ATGCTGTGTGACTACCTGCACTGCTTTTATCACTCCTTCTACATGTTATGCagataattagaaaaaatatttgctcacTGAGAACAAAAGGCTTTGCCTAATGCGGGCACGTCATTAGTTTCAAGCCACAAACTCAATTAGATACAGACAGCCCCACTGTAAATACCACAGCCGATTCCGTCAcaatttgctgtatttcttgttAACTTAATGAGCAGTAACAGTTTATGAACTTTGATTGAAATCCAGCTTCGTATATAGCCTATTCTGATGAAGTCAGGGAACTCGAGGACTCTTCAGCTCTTCACAGGAGAACAGAAAGTTTGGGGGGGTCTCCCAAGGAGCTGTGCCAGGCCATTCCCTGCCTACGGCAAACTCTGGTCGGAGGGCCGTGCCTCAGGACCGGGCAGGAGCCCGTGCTGCTGACCTGGCTGAGACTGGGCTGCCTTTTCAGCGGCTCGAGTGCCCCTTGGCACCCCCGCGGCcaaccgccgccgccgcctccggcGAAACTGCAGTGCTCCCTCCGCAGCCGCCGGGGCTCTGctcccgcaggcagccccctcTTCCCGGCGCTGCTCCTGGGACGGCCCCGGGAGCTGTGCCACAGGAGATGACTTtgtttgctctgtttgctgccGGGGGCGctaaaaagaacagaaggggcggggggggggggagggatgCGGTTCCAGCCGTTAGGAAAAGTTGAAACCTTCTTCTTTGAAAACTTCTTCCTGGGGCAGGACGCGCCCGTTCCCAGCCCGCTGCCCCTTCCCCCggggcgccccccgccccgcagcggCCCCCCAGCCCGGCACTCACCCATGGCGCGGCGGGGCACAGCCCCCGGcgctcggcggcggcgggcgcggagcggggcggggcggagcggggtccggcggccggagcggggccgcgcAGCGCCACGTCGCTCCCGCCCTGCCTCCCGGCCGGGCAGCCTGGGGCTTGTAGTCGCCCTGCCCGCCCCTCGGGGAGCCGGGGGGTCCCGGGCGGGCCGCCCTCGCTGGGCCTGCGCTGCTCGGGGCGCCGGCTGCCCGGCCGCCTGCGGGCGGGCCCCGCCCCGGGGAGCTGGTGGAAAGGGCCGGGGAGAAGGAGCGTACCTCCGGGGTGATGGACGAGGCTGGCGGGGTCCCGCTCCGGCGCACCGTGCGCGGGGGCTGGGCGTGTGAGCGCTCCGTGCAGCCCCGGTTAGCCGGCGCAGGGTGGCTGGGGGCATTTTGCCGGGGGTACATTGCCGTCGGTCTAGAAACGAGGGTGCGGCAGGGTATGGCTTGGCTTGCTGGAATgacagctccctccccagcctccctATCTCTCGAGCCAGGAATAGGAATCTCCTCTCCTCGCCGACTGCGGACCCTCTCTGGCGCAGAGCTTCGCTCCTCTAGACTAGAAAGCCTCTAGCAAGCCCACAACAGAGTAACAGTTTATTGCAGTTTTTAGGTAGCTCGGTTGGAGAGCCCAAGAAAGCCTGCTAGGAAAGGAGTGACCATTTCgaagctaaaaaaagaaagagcagcatGACTGAGTTTGCACTCTTACCCTTCTCCGCCGTGGGAAAGAAAGGATCAGTCTCTCGAGCTTATCTCCTTGCCCCTGCACAGTCCTTCATTACACAAAGCATTTCAGCAGTCAAGTTCCCTTGCAATTaacattctttttctgctcagtGGAACAGAAACCTTCCTGCTGGCTAATGCATAAAAAACACTGGGACTTGCACTTGGATGCAAGATATTTTTCTGAGTTTGAGGCTAAATTAATGTATCCCAAAGTCCAGTTtgtaaaagaattattttacaaaactTGATATGCCTAGAAGCGCTTTCAAAACTCTTGAACACAATGCAAACATTCTCCCTCGCTGCTGCTCATGCAGACCGCAGCTGCTGGGCAGGTTGCGCCGTGGTGAAGTACATGCAATGTTCAGAAGTTTGCTGTAACCCCGCTGGTGTGGGGACCAGAGCAGGGAAGATGTGCTGCACCGGCTTGGGGGTGGGCTTGCACAGCCTTCCCAGAGCCATGCAGCAGGCACTGCCGCTGAAGGGTAAGTGCAAATGGCCATAAAACTGCATTGCAAGCTGGTATGCGACTGCAGGTAATACTTCATTTAATCACACAGTCATAATAATAAAAGCTCCAGCCCAGCGTCCTGTGGAGCCCATGCTGGTAAAGCTTTTTGCTGCGGTACAGGCTCAGGTTGGGGAAGGACTGCATCAGTGACCATCTGTGGTGCCGGCACACCCCTCTGACACAGGTAAAAGTAAACAGGCTGGGTGAAGAGTGAGGAACACGTGATAATTTTGAAAGAGCTTTTTCAGTCATACCACATATTAACTTAATGGGGCATTTGAGAGAAATATTTAATCATTATTCTTCTAAGTAGGGGGATACATGGCATGTCTCTGCTCTGGAGACCAGTGGTGCCAACTCTTGTTTTGCTCCAACTCAGAGTTTTGGGATGCTTGAGATGTGCAATACCGGATCATGCGTATCCTTTCAGCCTTAGTCTGTTGGATATCTGGCCTGCAATATGGGCAGCAGCTGATCaaaggttttgattttgtttcttctcaaaGTCATAGCGAATATTAAAAGTGTTTCAAATTGCCTATCTGGTCTTTAGGTTAAATAAATGCTTCTCATTCATGTGCTCTAATTTCAATGGAAATACAGTATGTAAAAATACCTCTTCTAAAACCTTGTATCGGATACAAACACAGCTGCACAGGGATCACACACACAGTGAAGAGTGCCTTCAAACACGAACGCCAGCCAACAGAAACCAATGGTGCTCATGGAAGGAGCTTTTCAATAGGATTTGTAATTCATGTTAAAGTAGTTTAAACAGCTCTGAAATCACAACTAGCTCTCATGATGCTCAGAGGGAGAAATGACTGcaattttctctcttccccaaGACCCTGCATATGGGGCCAGTTCGCGGTGCGCAGCAGGCACCACAGCTCTGCGTCTGGGGTTGCTGGGGATGCAGCGTGATCTCGCCCATGATCTCTGGCCCCTGCAGCTTCTCCCCGGAGCTCAAGCCTATACATTTTGGGTGCATCGTGTTATGAACTGGGGGAGATGTCACCCACGCGTGGTTCTCCACCATGCCGGGCAGAAAGCCGGAGGGGAGCTACAGTCCTCGGCAGCCGCTGAATCGACCCACTCTTGGCTACATGATCTGCAAATTGCCTGAGCAATTCCTTCCTTCTCAAATGATTTCACTGTGAGAAGAAAGAACTGATATTTTTCCCTGTGGTCACTCAGCATTCGTTTTTCTGCCACCCCGCCATTTTCTGGAGGCTTCCTGTTCTCTGGCAGGGCAATAAACATTGTTAGCGCAGACAGCAAGGAGGCGAGGTCCTGGGGAGTATAGGCAGAGCTTTATGGTATGTTTACAAAAGGCAGCCAAAAAGATGACATCGGTATGTACAGAAATGCAGCCTCTGCATCGACGCTGCGCGTGGCTGCGGGTTATGgtcctctggaaaaaaaaggtgaaaaccTGCTATGAAGTACAGCAGGGATAattcttcctttgcatttttttttcccctttgcaggaaaaaatcttcctttgcaGACTTTGAAGTACATCTTTCTTATCATACTATTTGTAGTTAATGGGTATTCTGGGCCTGCTGAAGTTAGTAGCTTTGTCCCTAAGCTCCTCACGAGAAGGTCTGGAGGGGCTGGATCCACCAGGACTGCCTCATGCTCCGTGTCTGCCGGCATATTCCTAGCCTTGCTCCCTCCTGCgatgctttcctcctcctctcgaGACTGTGTGTCTTGGCAGTGCCATTTCCCCATCTGATCCTTATCTCGCTCTTGGCTGCTGGTCTTGGGGGGTGCAAGGGCACGTTCCTGCTTCGCAGCAGAACAACACATCTCCAGGGCTGAGCCTCAGGAATGTGCTTCCTGAAGAGCTCGGTGTTTGAAACGGCAGCCTGCACTTGGTAACACAATCCGGCTGGGATTACTGAAAGTGTTACTCTCTACCTCTGGGCTGGAGCAGCTAAAAGAGGCTTTTAaatcacaaattaaaatataaatatgagAGGAGAAAGAAGTCCAGCCTGGAAAAAGGAAGACATGGAGTTCAGTAACGCTCATCACGCACTCGAGCACATTTTCTCTAATTACGATTGACCCTTAGGAAGGGATTCAGGGGACCAAACTGACCAAGCTCAGTTCAGTTATTGACGAAAATGATAATCCAAGAGCAGGCACCAGTGTTACagctggctgggatggagccaGCTCGCCAGGCACCTGCATTTATTGCGTGCTCGTTTACAGCGCAGAGAGCTTTCTCCTTGTCATGCCAGGCTGCACACGTTTTCTTTTACGTTATCCTAACCCTGGGGGTTTCGCTGGCAATGCTGGTCAGTACTGGTGATGGCCCCATGGGTCCTGTTTCCTGCGCGTTTTAGGGATGCCTCCCGCATATCAGCCTGCGGCGACCCAGGGTgctcccctgcacccctgcacccctctgTTGGGGGGCCGgtgcctgcagcctgccccGTCCATAGCATCCTCTTGCTGGGGGAATTAGCCAAGATCCGTAATTCTGAGCTGCGATGGGAGTCAGCGCTGTGCATTCACACACAGGAGGGTTTATCCCCGTGCCCACACTTTGCAGGTTGAGGACACAACCTCTAAGCCAACAAGTGCCTTGGCTGGGCATGAGGAGCCACCTGAGCCCTGATGTAGCCCAAATTCAGCCcttttccagtctgtccagCTCTGAGGATGGCAGCATCCATCCTTAAATAAGCcggggggtgaggggagagCTGCCCGCAGCGCTGCAGCCTGCCCGATGCCGAGGGATCGGCAGGACAGCGGGGAGGAGCCCATGGGATCTGCCTTGGTTTCCATTAGCTTGGTTTGCTGCGCTGCAATTTCTAACTCGATTACATTGTTTGTAAAAGGAGAGTTTATAAACGCTTGTCACCAGGAGAACAAAGTTACATAATTAAGCAAATTACCAGAGAGTCTGTGGCTTCAGTGCAATTCTCTGGGGTGATTCAATATTCCAATAAAAATACTGGGTGATACCATAAATATTGTAAATGGCTCTAGATGGTTTCCAAGGGCTATGTCAACTGTTTATTGcattcaaagagaaaagaataagtGAAATCACAGGGaagataaaatttaaataaataaaataatgggaaaaataaagcaaaaatattttcttttgtatcttGAAAGCTCTGGAGGATGTTTTTGGCCGGCATGGGAGAAGACCATCATATTTGCCAGGGTAACGAACCGAGGACATCTGTGTGCACTTGCTCATAGGTTATATATGTATGTCTTTGGGGCTGTGCACGGATGCTTAGATAAAATCTGCCCACAACAGGGGAAAACCCTCTTTGTTTAGATGATTGTTTGTGGCATTTATAAATTCCAGCCATGGAGCCCAGGAACACACCTCTTTCCTTGGCCAAGCTGTCgggctcctgcagccctgccacgGCAAGGGCAGCCAAAGGAGGATGCCACAAGTGGGCAGAATTGTGGGATGGATTACCCGTATCATTGAAAACTTTGGAAGGTTGTTTAAAAGTTGTTACTGAAGCAAGGTAAATATTTGCCAGGCATGATCCCACCACGCAATGACAAGTAAGCTGTATGGAATgtgttaataaaatataaatgttctgaaaaggaaacaaatgttgTGGATGAGAAAACAAGGACAAAATGGACTTGTGACACCTCCAAAGGCAACAattgaaaacatatttacagGGACTGGGCTGAGTCCCTTGTATCTTCTGGGGAACGTAAATTGCAGTATGTGCAGGTCACCCAGTAGAGCAACGTGTTTCAGTGTGCCATAAAAACCCAAATACTGCTCCCAAGACAATGAGGTTTGTCCATCTTTTACTAACACAGAGATGTGGAGCTTGGCTGCTTGAGGAACTGGGGACACCCGTGTCACTGCATGAGCGGCCCATGTCAGCACCCGGGGCAGAAGCTTTGATGCAGCCCAGAGTGGGGACCTGGGGTCACAGCATGCCCTGTTGCAGGCTGGCAATCTCCTGTAGTCTGCGGGCAaaccccttctcctccccaacCACACACCGGGCAGCTGCAGTGGATCTGCACGGGCTCCAGCGAAGGCTTTCGGCACATGAAGCGCCAAGAGCTGGTGGTGGAGCCCTGGTGGTGATGTCCTGGTGGCGATGCCCCAGCGGTGGAGTCCCCATGGTGATGGTGCCCCAGCGGTGGAGTCCCCATGGTGGCGATGCCCCAGCGGTGGAGTCCCCATGGTGGCGATGCCCCAGCGGTGGAGTCCCCATGGTGATGGTGCCCCAGCGGTGGAGTCCCCATGGTGATGATGTCCCAGCGGTGGAGTCCCCATGGTGATGGTGCCCCAGCGGTGGAGTCCCCATGGTGATGGTGCCCCAGCGGTGGAGTCCCCATGGTGGCGATGCCCCAGCGGTGGAGTCCCCATGGTGATGATGTCCCAGCGGTGGAGTCCCCATGGCGATGATGCCCCAGCGGTGGAGTCCCCATGGTGATGATGCCCCAGCGGTGGAGCGTGCTGGTGGTGATGCCCCGGGGTTGGTGTCCCGGGGGTGATGCCCTGGCAGGCGGCTCCGAGGTGGTGCTGGGAGCACTGTGGGGAGACCACAGGATCCCGCTTGCTGCCTTGGGAAGGCGCACATCCAGCACCTTGCTTGTGGGCCCTGGGGCAGCTGCGGGTCTCGCTCTTGCACTGGCGGAAGCACAGGACAACGCcccggctggggctggggaaggctcAGGCACAAGTCCTACCACCCTGCAGCTGCTCTGTTTCCCCCAGCAGGGCAGAGGTAGGCAGAGGGCAGCAGAACTTATGGGGGAAGCACAAAGAGGGTGTCTGGGAAAGGCTGCACCGGAACAGCAGGAAGGAGCAGGCGGAGCGCAGGGCGCGCTATAGCGAGGCGCCGGGGAGCGGTACAAGCGGGGGGGAGGTGGAGCTTGGGGAGTTCGTCGTTTTCCGGCGAGGGCCGCCGAAGATTGCCGAAGCGGAGGCGTGACGCGCATGCGCTGTGTGGTGGCGGCGTCCTGTGATGGCGGCGGCCGAGGCTGAGGCGGGCGGCGCGTGCTTTGGCATGGCCGCGGCCGCGGGCCCTGCGGTGGACGAGGCGGGGGCCGCGGGCCTTGCGGTGGACGAGCGTGAGGCCGAGGCGGGCGCCGCGGGCCCTGCGGTGGCCGAGGCCGaggctccgccgccgccgctgccggggctgcagcTGGTGCAGCAGGGCGCCGAGGCGCGCGTTTACCGGGGGCTCTTCCTCGGGCGGGCGGCGGTGGCCAAGCTCCGCATCCCGAAGCGGTATCGCCACCCGGCGCTGGAGGAGCGGCTGAGCCGGCGGCGCATGGCTCAGGAGGCGCGGTCGCTGCTGCGGTGCCGGCGGGCAGGTGagcccgggggcggcggggccgggccggggcggcgtGAGGCGAGGCTGCCCTGACAGCACAGACCCCCCTGGGCGCCGGGTGCCTCCGTCCTCGCCGGCGCCCCCCCGGCTCTGCACGTCCCTCAGAGCAAATAACAGGCACTTGACGGCCTTTCCTGCTTCATCCTGAAGGGTACGGGTGGCTTCTGCTCATCCTGGGGCGACCCGCTCTGCTTTTTCAGGGTGCCCTCCTAAAACGCAGGCTGTCCTCAGCCAAAAAGGCCCTATGCGTCTTTTTCCGGGGAGTCTCACCCCAGGAGGGGCTGATCCTGTTAACTGTGCTCGAGCTGCCAACTAGATTTAAGGCTGGAGGCCAGTGCAGCATGGCTTGGAAAATGGGGGTTGGCAGGGGCGTTCCTAGATGGGGGTTATCGGTGTCTGGGGGTGATCTCAACTGGCGTTTCTGGTTAAGGCTTGTGTtggttgtgttttgttgttaAAAGTTGGAAAATCCTGTAAATTAACAGCTAGCATTtaatttgctctttttaaaCAGGGATTTCAGCTCCAGTGGTCTACTTCGTGGATTATGTCACCAACTCCATATATCTTGAAGATATTGTGGGCTCAATTAGTGTTCAAGATCATATTAATTCTGTACAACAGAGTGGAAATGATACCAGTAGCCTCCTTACCTTAGCAGAGAAGATGGGTGAGCTGTTAGCAAGAATGCACGATGAAGATCTTATACACGGGGATCTTACAACTTCCAATATACTTCTGCGGCCACCCACGGAGAAGCTGGACTTGGTGCTGATAGACTTTGGACTCAGTTTTATTTCAGGTCTTCCGGAGGATAAAGGAGTTGATTTGTACGTTCTGGAAAAAGCCTTCCTTAGCACTCATCCGGATACTGAAACTATGTTTAAAGCTCTGCTAAAGACGTATGCAGCTACATCAAAAAAATCTGGTCCGGTGATCAAAAGGCTGGATGAAGTTCGACtaaggggaaggaagagatcCATGATTGGGTAGAAGAGAGTGGGCTTAGGGATGGAGAAATATTGCTGCTTAGTTTCTGCAAATATGGTTATTTATATTTCCAGttggttttatttcacagaTCACTATTTTGGTAACTgtcttcaaataaataaatttgcatGAGTTTAAGTGTCGTAAAGTAACCAAAGTATTTGTGAGATGGGAGCACAGACAAGAGGGAAACAACTAAAGGTCACTTCTTtcctaaatatttcttctaaaaagTAGTTTACAGTGTCATTCCACTCACGCTCTTCATGTGGTTAGAATCATACTGAGTAATCTTTCTCAGCCTGTGGACCATGGATTTGTGGGAGGTAGGAGGGGCCTGGGTGTACCAGAGCATCTACAAAAggtaattaagaaaaacaaatgtgttatttttctcaGAAGACTTTACAGCAAAGTGTTTAAAGCCATTATAAATGGCTCTCTGCATCCTGAAAATTTTTAGGAGGACTGGATTCCAGGACACGGGCAATGCTGAAATAGAGCGCTAAACAAGACAGGTTCATTTTCTTTCGGTAgtaattttggcttttttaactTTCAGTCGATAGTCTTTCCttaagcaaatacaaaaattgTTTATCAAGTGCAGTTTTCTGCTGAGAAACTTCCATTTGAAGCAAGAAGTCTGCTgtaaatttccattttttggcGCTTTGTAAGAGGGACTGCTTGTATTGCGATTGCCTGCCTAGGTAGGCAATTGGCAGAGGCAGGCAGTAATACTGTTTTTTTGCTAGTGTTTTCTCTCTATTACTTGATTTTCTGGATTACTCTATCTAAGAGTGTCAATGTAAGATGGCCGAGAGGAAAAGTTTACAAACCCCACAGTGGATGGGTAGGAGATAACCAGTCCTCTGGGAGTGCGCGAGCTGTATCGCTTACTTCAGATAACTGTCTAAAAGAAAGGGTGAACTCGCCCAGGAGCGTTTTGCTGTGTTGTGCAGCCTCTTTGC
The sequence above is a segment of the Gavia stellata isolate bGavSte3 chromosome 20, bGavSte3.hap2, whole genome shotgun sequence genome. Coding sequences within it:
- the TP53RK gene encoding EKC/KEOPS complex subunit TP53RK, producing MAAAEAEAGGACFGMAAAAGPAVDEAGAAGLAVDEREAEAGAAGPAVAEAEAPPPPLPGLQLVQQGAEARVYRGLFLGRAAVAKLRIPKRYRHPALEERLSRRRMAQEARSLLRCRRAGISAPVVYFVDYVTNSIYLEDIVGSISVQDHINSVQQSGNDTSSLLTLAEKMGELLARMHDEDLIHGDLTTSNILLRPPTEKLDLVLIDFGLSFISGLPEDKGVDLYVLEKAFLSTHPDTETMFKALLKTYAATSKKSGPVIKRLDEVRLRGRKRSMIG